The genomic region GTCAGCGGCTGGCGGTTGTTGAGGTTGTCGGTGATGACCAGTGTGGCGCCGATTTCCACCAGATTCAGGGCGGCATTGGTATAATCGGCCGTCCGGGTCAGCCGCACGTAATGCGGACCGGGCTGGTCGGTAATCTGGCCGTCCACGACCAGCGCGCGGGGCATGGTCGCTACTTCCGGCTGGAAAGGCGTGACGCAGGAAACGGCCAGGAGCAGAAAAAGCAGGGCGGGAGTAGCGCAGGAAGAGAGAAAACGGCTCAGCTTTTTCATGAATCAATACTTGAAATTATAGGTCAGCGAAGGAAAGGCCGCGCCGAAAACGGACAGTTTGTAGGCGTCTTTGAACGAGCGGGGATCGAGCCGGAAAAAGACCGAATAGGCGTTCCGGTGGCCGTACACGTTATAAACCGAGAAAATCCAGCTGCCCTGCCAGCGTTTCGTTTTTTTGATGGAAAGATCCCGGTCAAACTGGGCCGAGAAATCAAGCCGGTGGTAATCCGGAATGCGCTGCTGGTTGCGGTCGAGGAAAATGGGCAGCGGAACGCCCCCGACCACGGCCTTGCCGTACGGCTGGGTCATGGGCCGACCCGTGCTGTAGGTGTAATTGAACGAAACCGCCACGCGGACATTCGGCCGGTAATTCAGGGAAGCGTTCATGGCGTGGGGCTTGTCGAAATTGGCCGGATAAGCCCGCCCGCCGTTGATGCGCTCTTCCGGGAAACGGCCGTTCAGGGTCAGCAGGGTGCGGGAGTAGGTGTAACTGACCCAGCCGGTCAGGCGGCCCTTGTTGCGACGCAGCTGCGTTTCGAGGCCGTAGGCGGTTCCGCGGCCCTGAAGCACTTCCGCTTCCACGACCTCGCTCAGCAGAACATCCGCTCCGTCCTTGAAATCGATGGCATTCTGCAGGATTTTGTAATACACCTCCGCCGTCAGTTCGTAGGCGTTGTCGGCGGTATTCCGGAAATAGCCCAGCGACCACTGGTCGGCAATCTGGGGTTTGAGATAGCGGTCGCTCAGCTTCCAGCGCGAGATGGGCAGGGCGGCTGTCGTGTTGGTGATCTGGTGGATGTACTGCCGCATCCGGTTGTACCCGGCCTTGATGGACTGCCCTTCCGAGAGCGTAAACCGCAGCGCCAGCCGGGGTTCCAGCCCGCCCGTCCGGTGGCTGACTTCCCCGGCCCCGTACGTCCGGACGGACACGATGGAGTTGGGAGAAAAGGGCTGGTTTTCGGCGAACGTCCGAACGTCGCCCGGTCCCCGGTTGATGAGCTCCGAAAACCGCAGCCCGCCCAGAACGGACACGGCTTCGGCCAGTTTCCACTCATCCTGCACGTAAGCCGCCAGCTCGTAGGCCCGTTCGGTCGGCAGGAGCTTCGGCAGTACGGAGGAGTAGGGGCCGGGGACGAGCGAATTGGGTTCGAGCCGGTAGTCGATGATACTCAGTCCGCCCTGCAAACTGTGCTTTTCGTTCTGAACAAAAGTCAGGTCGGTCCGGAGTTGCCGGTGCTCCACGCGGGATGTCAGCCTGAAGGCGTTCGACGAATCCGGGGAAGAGCTTTCGGGACGGTACTGGCTCCAGATGGCCGCCGTACTCAGGTTCAGCTTTTCGCTGATGGAGTAATTCCATTTCAGCGTGTGATTCAGGGTTTTGTACGTGTACTGCGTCGAAGAAGCGTTTACCTCGACGCTCGCCAGCGAGTCGGAAGCGAGTTTGAAAACGTCGTGGCTGAGGTAGCCCGTGTAGGTAAAGGTCTGGCGCTCGTTCGGCTGAAATTTAGCTTTCAGGGTGCCGTCGTAAAAATTGGCTTTGGTATCCCGCAGGTTTTTCGGCCCGAGTTTGAAGAGAAAGTCGTTGAACGAACCCCGGAAGGCCGCCAGGGCCGAAAGTTTGTTTTTGACCACCGGTCCTTCGACGGTCAGGCGGCTGGAAATGAGGCCGATGCCGCCGTTCAGGGTCCACCGCTCCGTTTCGGGTTCTTTCAGCCGGACGTCCAGCACCGACGAGGCCCGTCCGCCGTATCCTGGAGCAATGCCGCCCCGGTGCAGCATCACGTCCCGAACGGCATCGGGGTTAAAGGCCGAGAAAAAGCCCATCAGGTGGCTCGGGTTGAACACCGGGGCGTCGTCCACCAGAATCAGGTTCTGGTCGGTGTTGCCGCCGCGCACGTTAAAGCCCGGAGCGCCTTCGCCGACGCTGGTGACGCCGGGCAACAGGAGCAGGCTCCGGACCACGTCTACTTCGCCCATAAACGCCGGAATCTGCCGGATGCTTTTGATGTTCAGCCGGGTCACGCCAAGCTCCACTTTCCGGACGTTGCGGTCGGCGGCTTCGGTCGAGACCAGCAGTTCTTCGAGGTCCCTGGCGTCGGATTCGAGGCGAATGTCCTGGACAACCCGTTCTTTGATGGGAATGGAGACCGTGATGGGCCGGTAGCCCAGATGCGTAAAGCGGACCGAGTACGTTCCGGCCGCGAGCGGAATGACAAAAAAGCCGTCTTTGCCCGTCATAACCCCTTTCCGGT from Tellurirhabdus rosea harbors:
- a CDS encoding TonB-dependent receptor produces the protein MPIRLLGLIFFLLICRQTTRAQDNPSSIPFTGYVRDAASGEPIQGVNVFVIDNRKGVMTGKDGFFVIPLAAGTYSVRFTHLGYRPITVSIPIKERVVQDIRLESDARDLEELLVSTEAADRNVRKVELGVTRLNIKSIRQIPAFMGEVDVVRSLLLLPGVTSVGEGAPGFNVRGGNTDQNLILVDDAPVFNPSHLMGFFSAFNPDAVRDVMLHRGGIAPGYGGRASSVLDVRLKEPETERWTLNGGIGLISSRLTVEGPVVKNKLSALAAFRGSFNDFLFKLGPKNLRDTKANFYDGTLKAKFQPNERQTFTYTGYLSHDVFKLASDSLASVEVNASSTQYTYKTLNHTLKWNYSISEKLNLSTAAIWSQYRPESSSPDSSNAFRLTSRVEHRQLRTDLTFVQNEKHSLQGGLSIIDYRLEPNSLVPGPYSSVLPKLLPTERAYELAAYVQDEWKLAEAVSVLGGLRFSELINRGPGDVRTFAENQPFSPNSIVSVRTYGAGEVSHRTGGLEPRLALRFTLSEGQSIKAGYNRMRQYIHQITNTTAALPISRWKLSDRYLKPQIADQWSLGYFRNTADNAYELTAEVYYKILQNAIDFKDGADVLLSEVVEAEVLQGRGTAYGLETQLRRNKGRLTGWVSYTYSRTLLTLNGRFPEERINGGRAYPANFDKPHAMNASLNYRPNVRVAVSFNYTYSTGRPMTQPYGKAVVGGVPLPIFLDRNQQRIPDYHRLDFSAQFDRDLSIKKTKRWQGSWIFSVYNVYGHRNAYSVFFRLDPRSFKDAYKLSVFGAAFPSLTYNFKY